In Amphiura filiformis chromosome 1, Afil_fr2py, whole genome shotgun sequence, the following are encoded in one genomic region:
- the LOC140164160 gene encoding craniofacial development protein 2-like, translating to MNVRTIRKNRCREELVSNLIEYNIDILGIQEHRIVHKEPVKFEDILGQTLITTSATRNRAGAATGGVGIVLSANAKASLGGVVPHTERILVANFQGNPATTVIVTYCPTNVEDEDKVEDHYDNLRRTIDSIPAHNVLMVIGDFNGRIGTGDAKFTYHDITNRNGKFLVNLAIEKNTYFRKRKGKLWTFCSPAGNKYQLEYIIFRKKWRNSLLNAEAYNTFSSVGSDHGIVTSRIRLSLRKNKTLPRGKNHDWKTLCSDSKLQELYTVEVQTMH from the coding sequence ATGAATGTGAGAACCATCCGAAAGAACAGATGTAGAGAAGAGCTAGTGTCAAACTTGATAGAATACAACATCGACATCCTGGGGATCCAGGAGCACCGCATAGTACATAAAGAACCCGTCAAATTTGAAGACATCTTGGGACAGACTCTTATCACAACATCAGCTACCAGGAATAGAGCAGGTGCAGCTACAGGGGGAGTAGGAATAGTGCTAAGCGCAAATGCAAAGGCTTCACTGGGTGGTGTGGTACCACATACAGAAAGAATATTGGTTGCCAACTTTCAAGGAAACCCTGCAACTACTGTTATTGTTACTTACTGTCCCACCAATGTGGAAGACGAAGACAAAGTAGAAGATCACTATGACAACTTGAGGCGAACTATAGATTCCATCCCTGCGCATAATGTCTTGATGGTTATTGGAGATTTTAATGGCAGAATTGGAACAGGGGATGCAAAGTTCACCTACCATGACATAACTAATAGGAATGGGAAGTTCTTGGTTAATCTGGCAATTGAAAAGAACACTTATTTtaggaagagaaaaggaaagctGTGGACCTTCTGCAGCCCAGCAGGAAACAAGTACCAACTGGAGTATATCATTTTTCGCAAAAAGTGGAGAAACAGCCTACTAAATGCTGAAGCATACAATACCTTCTCAAGTGTAGGATCAGATCATGGAATTGTGACATCAAGGATCAGACTCAGCCTAAGAAAGAACAAGACCCTGCCTAGAGGGAAGAACCATGACTGGAAAACACTCTGCTCAGACTCCAAGCTTCAGGAGCTATATACTGTTGAAGTACAGACTATGCATTGA